A window from Drosophila nasuta strain 15112-1781.00 chromosome 3, ASM2355853v1, whole genome shotgun sequence encodes these proteins:
- the LOC132791401 gene encoding pinin, giving the protein MESDKLTELNRQINEIKKRILLAEGQKTANAAEWQKQNRINCDSIGTLKKDIKELTLKVSRLRNPLQRPVVIKEPSSEPRKKQGATPTIIVGKATYPIGAKNAEDAIFLTDLKLTESRKQTDLVRHKFKARQQHFSRLVERYRELLANKEAQNQNLGEKPPETLEEDANRKLVCQLENEIHRTNVQWMEAEHIRKKYRSIEASLMTDAERFERSLRELEQSLNEQKAEIERLQQVHNEAIEMRDAAKVILQRQEQQANLSQKTRERQALDFRKQVEARKLELERIGRKLFAETKTLVHQDSVGSSSGDQHTAKTENGEEEPVSQLESVTSDMESLFKQLMEASGATSPFEVFERFSAQKESAARLTYLRKAAEAEKANLEAEREALTSELEASKFSDVKESEVNQEVIEQIKNNIGVMEQERKKDTDAADKSMGVLKYIKERICEMIFKVQEVDESNIDMKERKLHISVAELPNFLAHTAQDEDLIEILKLKIKRCQELSKPEDVPPLEIPKLDLEEDEDDAYQLEPPKSPSVVEGGKPQPMPMCYYNLFAGRAQRAAGTSSSSPEQAPAVVATTDDDNEVPSRNFLKRQSVLIVDSKSRRKPFRPPPGGRRK; this is encoded by the exons ATGGAATCTGATAAACTAACCGAATTAAATAGACAAATAAATGAGATAAAGAAGCGGATTTTGCTAGCAG AGGGCCAAAAGACGGCCAATGCTGCGGAATGGCAAAAGCAGAATCGCATCAATTGCGACTCAATTGGCACCTTGAAGAAGGACATCAAGGAATTGACTCTGAAGGTAAGTCGCCTACGTAATCCTTTGCAACGTCCTGTGGTCATTAAGGAGCCGAGTTCTGAGCCACGTAAGAAACAAGGTGCCACGCCTACCATTATTGTGGGCAAGGCGACATATCCGATTGGAGCCAAGAATGCTGAAGACGCAATATTTCTGACCGATCTCAAGTTGACTGAGAGTCGGAAGCAAACGGATCTGGTGCGTCATAAGTTTAAGGCACGGCAACAGCATTTTAGCCGGCTCGTTGAACGGTATCGAGAGCTCTTGGCCAACAAGGAGGCGCAGAACCAGAACTTGGGCGAGAAACCACCCGAGACACTCGAAGAGGATGCAAATCGTAAA CTCGTTTGCCAGCTGGAGAATGAGATACATCGCACCAATGTGCAGTGGATGGAGGCGGAGCACATACGCAAGAAATACAGATCCATTGAGGCATCGCTCATGACTGATGCTGAGCGATTTGAGCGTAGTTTGCGCGAGCTAGAGCAATCCTTGAATGAACAGAAGGCGGAGATCGAGCGACTACAGCAGGTGCACAATGAAGCCATCGAAATGCGTGATGCCGCCAAGGTGATTCTACAGCGTCAAGAGCAGCAAGCGAATCTGTCGCAGAAAACTCGCGAGCGTCAAGCGCTCGACTTTCGCAAGCAGGTCGAAGCACGTAAACTGGAATTGGAGCGCATTGGACGCAAGCTGTTCGCTGAGACCAAGACGCTAGTGCATCAGGATAGCGTGGGTTCCAGTTCGGGGGATCAACACACTGCTAAGACAGAGAACGGTGAGGAAGAGCCAGTGTCGCAGCTGGAAAGCGTCACCAGCGACATGGAATCCCTCTTCAAGCAGCTGATGGAGGCTTCTGGAGCCACTTCACCCTTTGAGGTCTTTGAGCGTTTCAGTGCACAAAAGGAATCGGCTGCGCGTCTCACATATCTGCGCAAGGCAGCCGAGGCGGAGAAAGCCAATCTGGAGGCAGAGCGAGAGGCATTAACAAGCGAACTAGAAGCATCCAAGTTCTCGGATGTCAAGGAAAGCGAAGT CAATCAAGAAGTCATCGAACagatcaaaaataatataggCGTCATGGAGCAGGAGCGTAAAAAGGACACAGATGCCGCAGACAAGTCAATGGGTGTACTTAAGTACATTAAGGAGCGCATCTGTGAGATGATCTTCAAGGTGCAGGAAGTGGACGAGAGCAACATTGATATGAAAGAGCGTAAGCTGCACATTAGCGTCGCTGAGTTGCCCAATTTTCTTGCTCACACAGCGCAAGATGAAGACTTGATTGAGATACTCAAGCTGAAGATCAAGCGCTGCCAGGAGCTGAGCAAACCCGAAGATGTGCCGCCCCTAGAGATACCCAAATTGGACTTGGAAGAGGACGAGGATGATGCGTATCAACTGGAGCCACCAAAGTCGCCGTCGGTAGTGGAGGGTGGAAAACCACAGCCGATGCCCATGTGCTATTACAATCTATTCGCTGGTCGTGCACAGCGAGCAGCTGGCACTTCCTCATCCTCGCCAGAACAGGCGCCAGCAGTGG TGGCGACAACAGATGACGATAATGAGGTGCCATCGCGTAACTTCCTCAAGAGACAATCAGTGCTCATTGTGGACTCGAAATCACGTCGAAAACCGTTTAGACCGCCACCTGGCGGCAGGAGGAAGTAG
- the LOC132792641 gene encoding uncharacterized protein LOC132792641: MDFSLPSHRFNDFAAPASKLNVLPEKLDFSELLSFQSETSSYPREPSIKEFCPPVDVMQMESQLIPIPEEQLKTDESSEILAFNVNETQPVLASKLGIFSEFLKSNSHSLVADVKHNGVKLRPQDAIKRNVSTDYLMVIKKEMQEDLLEAAIQTSILASYYNSRDKNMLSSATANACQYVSIKNESEEAKNSTIKENSLSASVKKTCSSTIPMEKLECNKKIAKKNTRNIVGAIEIQETGVQIFRKPTKLFTFENLRDWKKKGEGQIEIWKLQQSDDEIYYMLLWDKCTQKLLIHMRLDSKWSIDYLTNSTNSCRWSHYNYAQGPEGSAGTFCVSLQRFECGSPIY; encoded by the exons ATGGACTTTTCATTGCCCTCGCATCGGTTTAATGATTTTGCGGCACCTGCTAGCAAGCTCAATGTACTGCCAGAGAAGTTGGACTTTTCAGAACTCTTGTCATTTCAAAGTGAAACGAGCTCGTATCCAAGGGAGCCATCAATCAAAGAGTTTTGTCCGCCCGTCGATGTCATGCAAATGGAAAGTCAATTGATACCCATCCCAGAGGAGCAGCTGAAAACTGACGAGTCAAGTGAAATTCTTGCTTTCAATGTAAACGAAACTCAACCAGTTTTGGCATCAAAGTTGGGAATATTTAGCGAGTTCCTGAAAAGTAATTCTCATAGTCTTGTAGCTGATGTCAAGCACAACGGAGTCAAGCTTAGACCTCAAGATGCTATCAAGAGAAATGTTTCAACGGATTACTTAATGGTGATTAAGAAGGAAATGCAAGAGGATTTGCTTGAAGCGG CCATTCAAACATCTATTTTGGCTTCCTATTATAACTCAAGAGACAAAAATATGCTGTCTTCTGCAACTGCTAATGCCTGCCAGTATGTGAGCATAAAGAATGAATCAGAAGAGGCGAAAAACTCAACCATAAAAGAGAATTCTTTATCAGCTTCAGTTAAAAAGACTTGCAGCTCAACAATCCCGATGGAAAAATTGGAATGTAACAAGAAAATTGCCAAGAAAAATACTCGCAACATCGTTGGAGCCATTGAAATTCAAGAAACTGGAGTTCAAATATTTCGCAAGCCAACAAAGCTCTTCACCTTCGAAAACTTAAGAGATTGGAAGAAAAAGG GTGAAGGACAGATTGAGATTTGGAAATTGCAACAATCTGATGACGAAATCTATTATATGCTACTGTGGGACAAGTGCACGCAAAAGTTGCTCATTCATATGAGGCTGGACAGCAAGTGGAGCATCGATTATTTGAccaacagcaccaacagcTGCCGTTGGTCGCACTACAATTATGCTCAGGGTCCGGAGGGGAGTGCGGGAACGTTTTGCGTGTCGCTTCAGAGATTCGAATGTGGCAGCCcaatttattga
- the LOC132790279 gene encoding mpv17-like protein 2, whose amino-acid sequence MRYREQWISVQKVISRWHNTAFSRKFLLYTNIGISISLSMLGDTLEQSYERYKGDIVGWDRTRTLRMGISGLTVGIVCHYWYQYLDYMYPKRTIHTVIRKILLDQFICSPFYISVFFLTMGILEHKSWEEVQEEIKDKAVTLYAAEWTVWPAAQFINFFFVAPRYRVFYDNTVSLGYDVFTSKVKYKKKQNSDTETD is encoded by the coding sequence ATGCGTTATCGTGAACAATGGATTAGCGTGCAAAAGGTCATCAGCCGATGGCACAACACCGCGTTCAGCCGAAAGTTTCTGCTCTACACGAATATCGGTATCTCGATATCGTTGAGCATGTTGGGGGACACGCTGGAGCAATCGTATGAGCGCTATAAGGGCGATATCGTTGGCTGGGATCGAACACGCACCCTGCGCATGGGCATCTCGGGTCTAACAGTTGGCATTGTCTGTCACTATTGGTATCAGTATCTCGACTATATGTATCCCAAGCGGACGATACATACGGTCATCCGCAAGATACTGCTGGATCAATTCATATGCTCGCCGTTCTACATCAGTGTATTCTTCCTTACGATGGGCATATTGGAGCACAAGTCGTGGGAAGAGGTGCAGGAAGAGATCAAAGATAAGGCTGTCACGCTGTATGCAGCCGAATGGACTGTCTGGCCGGCGGCGCAATTCATCAACTTTTTCTTCGTTGCGCCCAGATATCGTGTGTTCTACGATAATACTGTGAGTCTGGGCTACGATGTGTTTACCTCGAAAGTGAAGtacaaaaagaaacagaatTCAGACACAGAAACGGATTAA
- the LOC132790993 gene encoding uncharacterized protein LOC132790993 isoform X2, translated as MEHLRPLSYEEMCQMEMLQAGGNTAQPVATSTPTMLPIMVIPTTLITQGGGVGPGANVAGAAQPQGGVEHYYQLQPTHILTASTDGAAAAAAAAGNAGLSGELALLQSGGGGEQFPHSIQLQQHPHTLPHQLTHGHPQPVNILCTGTLNRASPASSAAATAMTATTAATLPRGFQPAAFVTDVESDFEGSECGAGGNTTTCMPHFRFGGCGLPSSQQQQQPNQDAVVGCGSLSYMMGTLAAGGAMHAGRFAGTLGRNRRGDGHTKRVSFKGDNLPPTPPPPPAVELDENGLPIPLAVPGAGGACSYMHFDNYMDYQTTGFGGLPDVTEHSNIRRTLSRQNSISNSDSGGEIASIQKSKVFGSAMTGGVVVGSDIAGIALDTKSPTSLASAASSAAGASGKTKGGKTGAGRKGRNNSAAGHKTRRGSWMVALTLVSAICLLAIAATLAYQHFFMSPSRNSHAQRLRIVRRILREVPLVDGHNNFAWNVRKYAHSSLELVHLSHDLDHKSMWSRPAWAQTDMERLKQGLVGVQVWSAYVPCEAQGLDAVQLALEQIDIVRRLSDMYARETVLATSSQDIVATHRRGMLASLIGIEGGHTIGSSLGVLRSFYSLGARYLSLTHRCDVSWAGSSASPQEQGLTPFGKAIVREMNRLGMMIDLSHSSDATARDVLQATRAPVIFSHSAARQLCNSTRNVPDDILRLVAENGGLVMLSFDPEDVACGRQARLQDVIEHIKYVRAIAGIQHIGLGAGYDGIEMPPLGLEDVSKYPELLAALLEDHNWSEEDVAMLAGRNFLRIMETVETVRDYWKRAAIQPIEQAEPQPKTQCTYMSS; from the exons ATGGAGCACCTACGTCCGCTTAGTTATGAGGAGATGTGTCAAATGGAAATGTTGCAGGCCGGCGGCAACACGGCGCAGCCGGTGGCAACGAGCACACCAACAATGCTGCCCATCATGGTGATACCCACAACACTGATAACACAAGGCGGCGGAGTTGGACCTGGAGCAAACGTAGCCGGCGCAGCACAGCCGCAGGGTGGCGTTGAGCACTACTATCAGCTGCAGCCCACACATATTTTGACTGCGAGCACAGacggagcagcagcagcagcagcagcggcgggcAATGCTGGACTTAGCGGCGAATTGGCGCTTCTGCaaagcggcggcggcggcgaaCAGTTTCCACACAGCATCCAACTGCAACAGCATCCACACACACTTCCACACCAGCTCACCCATGGCCACCCACAGCCTGTCAACATACTGTGCACGGGCACACTGAACCGAGCATCGCCAGCATCGTcggcagctgccacagcaatGACGGCGACCACGGCGGCGACGCTGCCGCGCGGCTTTCAGCCGGCTGCCTTTGTGACGGACGTCGAGAGCGACTTTGAGGGCAGCGAGTGTGGTGCAGGTGGCAACACTACCACTTGCATGCCGCACTTTCGCTTTGGTGGCTGCGGCCTTCCATCgtcccagcagcagcagcagccgaatCAAGACGCCGTCGTTGGCTGTGGCTCGCTGTCATATATGATGGGCACTCTGGCCGCCGGCGGTGCCATGCACGCTGGCCGCTTTGCTGGCACCCTGGGACGCAATCGACGTGGCGATGGGCACACCAAGCGTGTGTCCTTCAAGGGGGACAACCTGCCGCCAACGCCTCCGCCACCGCCTGCCGTCGAGCTGGACGAGAACGGTCTTCCGATACCGTTGGCGGTGCCAGGCGCTGGCGGCGCTTGCTCCTACATGCATTTCGACAACTACATGGACTACCAG ACAACCGGGTTTGGCGGGCTGCCAGACGTCACGGAACACTCGAACATACGCCGCACTCTCTCCCGCCAGAACTCGATCTCCAACAGCGATTCGGGTGGCGAAATTGCCAGCATACAAAAGTCCAAAGTCTTTGGCAGCGCGATGACGGGCggcgttgttgttggcagcgATATCGCTGGCATCGCACTCGATACCAAATCGCCCACCTCACTGGCATCCGCCGCATCCAGTGCAGCCGGCGCCTCCGGCAAGACAAAGGGAGGCAAGACGGGAGCTGGTCGCAAGGGTCGAAATAATTCGGCTGCTGGGCATAAGACACGCCGTGGCTCCTGGATGGTTGCACTGACCCTGGTGAGTGCCATCTGTCTGCTGGCGATAGCGGCCACGTTGGCATACCAGCATTTCTTCATGTCGCCCAGCCGAAATTCGCATGCACAAAGACTGAGAATCGTTAGGCGCATATTGCGCGAAGTGCCGCTCGTCGATGGACACAACAACTTTGCGTGGAACGTGCGCAAGTATGCGCACAGCAGTCTCGAGCTGGTGCATCTCAGTCACGACCTCGATCATAAGTCTATGTGGTCACGACCTGCGTGGGCCCAAACCGATATGGAGCGACTTAAACAGGGATTAGTCGGTGTGCAAGTCTG GTCGGCGTACGTGCCATGCGAGGCTCAGGGCTTGGACGCCGTCCAGCTGGCACTGGAGCAAATCGACATAGTGCGCCGACTGTCGGACATGTACGCCAGGGAGACAGTATTGGCGACATCCTCGCAGGACATCGTGGCCACGCACAGACGCGGCATGCTGGCCTCACTGATCGGCATCGAGGGTGGCCACACCATCGGCTCGTCGCTGGGAGTGCTGCGCTCATTCTATTCGCTGGGTGCTCGCTACCTCAGTCTGACACATCGATGCGATGTGTCCTGGGCCGGGTCGAGTGCCTCGCCGCAGGAGCAGGGTCTGACGCCTTTTGGCAAGGCGATTGTGCGCGAAATGAATCGTCTGGGCATGATGATCGACCTGTCGCACAGCTCCGATGCCACGGCTCGTGATGTTCTTCAGGCAACACGAGCGCCCGTAATATTTTCGCACTCAGCGGCACGTCAGCTGTGCAACTCGACGCGAAACGTGCCCGATGACATATTACGTCTGGTGGCCGAGAATGGGGGCCTCGTCATGCTGAGCTTTGACCCTGAGGACGTGGCCTGTGGCCGTCAGGCGAGATTGCAGGATGTGATAGAGCACATCAAGTATGTGCGAGCAATTGCGGGCATTCAACACATTGGCCTCGGCGCCGGCTACGATGGCATTGAAATGCCACCGCTGGGCTTGGAGGACGTGTCCAAGTATCCAGAGCTGTTGGCCGCCCTACTCGAGGATCACAACTGGAGCGAGGAGGATGTGGCCATGCTGGCGGGTCGCAATTTTCTGCGCATCATGGAAACGGTGGAGACGGTGCGCGACTATTGGAAACGTGCCGCCATTCAGCCCATCGAGCAGGCGGAGCCACAGCCGAAGACGCAGTGCACTTACATGTCGTCGTGA
- the LOC132790994 gene encoding uncharacterized protein LOC132790994: MHKTWARAEQVRSCKESHQIFPSDEPPPRRLSFSSSFEKEQPSMSLLLGWEYGRLWLKEHEEFVTKELTNAKPPYIDPDFDWWVNKRTAVMDRRQYYLKNKQNPHMKNCNLSAFAAIKTHRQKKERGSAAESEKQRISGGKENSSLRVNSTMNSSVNDSSSSAAIVNASSNFKSKKCKCKDCVQRRKSGQEIKSGSYGPDNRKVFYVTQKLLSMPWY, from the coding sequence atgcaCAAGACTTGGGCTCGGGCAGAGCAGGTTCGCTCTTGCAAGGAGAGTCATCAAATATTCCCCTCCGATGAGCCACCACCCCGTCGTCTGTCGTTTTCCTCGTCTTTCGAGAAAGAACAACCTTCGATGAGTTTGCTGCTAGGCTGGGAATATGGTCGACTCTGGCTGAAGGAGCATGAAGAGTTTGTGACCAAAGAGTTGACCAATGCCAAGCCGCCATACATAGATCCCGACTTTGATTGGTGGGTCAATAAGCGCACAGCTGTCATGGATCGTCGTCAGTATTATTTGAAGAATAAGCAGAATCCGCACATGAAGAATTGCAATTTAAGTGCATTTGCTGCGATCAAAACGCATCGCCAGAAGAAAGAACGCGGCTCAGCGGCTGAATCGGAAAAGCAAAGGATATCGGGTGGAAAAGAGAATTCCAGCCTAAGAGTCAACTCAACCATGAATTCGAGTGTTAATGACAGTTCTAGTTCTGCGGCAATTGTTAATGCCAGTTCTAATTTCAAGTCGAAGAAATGCAAGTGCAAGGATTGCGTGCAGCGTCGGAAAAGTGGACAGGAGATAAAGTCTGGTTCGTATGGACCTGATAATCGAAAAGTATTCTATGTTACCCAAAAGCTCCTCTCAATGCCATGGTATTGA